In Devosia chinhatensis, the following are encoded in one genomic region:
- a CDS encoding TRAP transporter small permease gives MEKSKFFIFRWMEHLLVLGMAVMCLLVFWNVVLRYGMRSGIPISVEISRLIFVWIIMLGSVVALRQGAHISVDAVINRLPPRVRVAFLWVAHLCMLGVCWMVFQGSLRQTQLNWGNHMPLSGISVGWMYAAGVAAAVLWVLILCFNLYRSARGDHSQLQPNVLPTEEAAK, from the coding sequence GTGGAGAAATCCAAATTCTTTATATTTAGGTGGATGGAGCACCTGCTCGTCCTAGGCATGGCGGTCATGTGCCTGCTGGTGTTCTGGAACGTCGTGCTGCGCTACGGCATGCGGTCGGGCATCCCCATCTCCGTGGAAATTTCGCGCCTGATTTTCGTCTGGATCATCATGCTGGGCAGCGTCGTCGCCCTGCGCCAGGGTGCCCATATCTCCGTTGATGCCGTCATCAACCGGCTGCCGCCGCGGGTGCGCGTTGCCTTTTTGTGGGTGGCCCATCTCTGCATGCTCGGCGTGTGCTGGATGGTGTTCCAGGGCAGCCTGCGTCAGACCCAGCTCAACTGGGGCAATCACATGCCGCTCTCGGGCATTTCGGTCGGCTGGATGTATGCCGCCGGTGTCGCTGCGGCCGTCCTTTGGGTGCTGATCCTCTGCTTCAATCTCTATCGTTCGGCGCGTGGCGATCACAGTCAGCTCCAGCCCAATGTCCTGCCGACCGAAGAGGCCGCAAAATGA
- a CDS encoding aldo/keto reductase, translating into MDYVNLGRTGLKVSRLALGCMTFGSPNWAPWVLDEEASRPIIDKAVDLGINFFDLADMYSAGASEDVVGRVLKPIPRHKLVLATKLYNPMSTDPNDRGLSRKHIFEAVDGSLKRLGTDYIDLYQLHRFDYDTPLEETLDALNDVVRAGKVRYLGASSMHAWQFMKALGLQKAHGWAKFVSMQPHYNLIYREEEREMLPLCRSEGVGVIPWSPLARGRLAGRTSDETTRSQTDKTAGALYDRSKEQDDAVVAAVRQVAERHGRPAAQIAYAWVATRPGITAPIVGISKLHQFDDAIAALEVQLSEDDVKLMEAPYHPKPVAGHH; encoded by the coding sequence ATGGATTATGTCAATCTCGGTCGTACTGGACTCAAAGTGTCGCGGCTGGCCTTGGGCTGCATGACCTTCGGTTCCCCGAACTGGGCGCCCTGGGTGCTGGACGAGGAGGCCTCGCGCCCGATCATCGACAAGGCGGTCGACCTGGGGATCAATTTCTTCGATTTGGCAGACATGTATTCGGCCGGGGCAAGCGAAGACGTCGTGGGCCGGGTCCTCAAGCCGATTCCGCGCCACAAGCTGGTGCTTGCCACCAAGCTCTACAATCCGATGAGCACCGACCCCAACGATCGCGGCCTGTCGCGCAAGCACATCTTCGAGGCGGTCGACGGCAGCCTCAAGCGCCTGGGCACCGACTATATCGACCTCTACCAGCTGCACCGGTTCGACTACGACACCCCGCTCGAGGAAACGCTCGATGCGCTCAACGATGTCGTGCGCGCCGGCAAGGTTCGCTATCTCGGCGCCTCCTCGATGCATGCCTGGCAATTCATGAAGGCCCTTGGCCTGCAAAAGGCGCATGGCTGGGCAAAATTCGTGTCCATGCAGCCCCATTACAATCTGATCTATCGCGAAGAAGAGCGCGAAATGCTGCCCCTCTGCCGGTCCGAGGGCGTCGGGGTCATCCCCTGGAGCCCCCTCGCCCGCGGACGGCTAGCCGGTCGCACGAGCGACGAAACCACCCGCTCGCAGACGGACAAGACCGCTGGCGCCCTCTATGACCGCAGCAAGGAGCAGGACGACGCGGTTGTCGCCGCCGTCCGGCAGGTTGCGGAGCGCCATGGCCGCCCTGCTGCACAGATCGCCTATGCCTGGGTGGCGACCCGCCCGGGCATCACCGCCCCCATCGTCGGCATTTCCAAGCTGCATCAGTTCGATGACGCCATCGCCGCGCTCGAGGTTCAGCTCAGCGAGGATGACGTCAAGCTGATGGAAGCACCCTACCATCCCAAGCCGGTTGCCGGACACCACTAG
- a CDS encoding ABC transporter substrate-binding protein: protein MKHFLLTTSAIVALSFMPVQAGMAQDSNTLVVGMDVDAGTLDPRLMRDTTASRTADLIYSGLVHITPSLEAVPDLAESWETPDPTTFIFKLRPDLTFSDGSPLTADDVVFTFTTLIDPDLNAPSRALYTPISAVEAVDAQTVKFTLSAPYAPLLSYLDIGIVPKALVEGGHDIALNPVGAGPMKLVSWNRGSEIVLEANENYWGEAPAIENVTLKIIGDNSARSQAFEAGDLDVVQSPLAPQDIERLSADDRFGNVITAGLGVNYLNFNAKDPLLADPKMRQAFAMLVDQDTIVNDIYEGVDQVATSIILPSSWAYSDSITQPTFDIDGAIALFNELGWSDTDGDGILDKDGKPLEVTLATHSEDTNRVQTVEFLQAMFEAAGVKAIAQISDWPSFSTNYVQQGKHQIALLGWLNIVDPDRLMFAQLTTDGPTNWGGYSNPQVDELLQLGRSTLDQAGRAEAYQDAAAIIAEELPYYIVSAQGYQLFYAKDLPIDEVQATPRGNLRGLIGYTD from the coding sequence GTGAAGCATTTTCTGTTGACCACCAGCGCCATCGTCGCGCTGAGTTTCATGCCCGTGCAGGCCGGCATGGCCCAGGACAGCAACACGCTGGTCGTGGGCATGGACGTCGATGCCGGAACGCTCGATCCGCGCCTGATGCGCGACACGACGGCATCGCGCACCGCCGATCTCATCTATTCGGGCCTCGTGCACATCACGCCGAGCCTCGAGGCCGTGCCGGACCTGGCCGAAAGCTGGGAAACGCCCGATCCCACCACCTTCATCTTCAAGCTGCGCCCTGACCTGACCTTTTCGGATGGCAGCCCGCTGACGGCAGATGACGTCGTGTTCACCTTCACGACGCTGATCGATCCCGACCTCAACGCGCCCTCGCGCGCGCTCTATACCCCGATCAGCGCCGTGGAAGCGGTGGATGCGCAGACCGTCAAGTTCACCCTGAGCGCGCCCTATGCGCCGCTCCTGAGCTATCTCGATATCGGTATCGTTCCCAAGGCGCTGGTCGAAGGCGGCCACGACATCGCGCTCAACCCGGTCGGCGCGGGCCCGATGAAGCTGGTGTCCTGGAACCGTGGCAGCGAGATCGTCCTCGAAGCCAACGAGAATTACTGGGGCGAGGCTCCGGCCATCGAGAACGTCACGCTCAAGATCATCGGCGACAATTCCGCCCGCTCGCAGGCCTTCGAGGCCGGTGACCTCGACGTCGTGCAATCGCCGCTGGCGCCGCAGGATATCGAGCGTCTTTCAGCCGATGACCGCTTCGGCAATGTCATCACCGCTGGCCTGGGCGTGAACTACCTGAACTTCAACGCCAAGGACCCGCTCCTGGCCGACCCGAAGATGCGCCAGGCCTTCGCCATGCTGGTGGACCAGGACACCATCGTCAACGACATCTATGAAGGCGTCGACCAGGTCGCGACCTCCATCATCCTGCCCTCGTCCTGGGCCTATTCCGACAGCATCACGCAGCCGACCTTCGACATCGACGGCGCCATCGCGCTGTTCAACGAGCTGGGCTGGTCGGACACCGATGGCGACGGCATCCTCGACAAAGACGGCAAGCCGCTCGAAGTGACGCTCGCCACCCACAGCGAAGACACCAACCGCGTCCAGACCGTGGAATTCCTGCAGGCCATGTTCGAGGCCGCCGGCGTCAAGGCGATCGCGCAGATCAGCGACTGGCCGTCCTTCTCGACCAATTACGTCCAGCAGGGCAAGCACCAGATCGCGCTGCTCGGCTGGCTGAACATCGTTGATCCCGATCGTCTGATGTTCGCGCAGCTGACCACCGACGGGCCGACCAATTGGGGTGGCTATTCCAACCCGCAGGTCGACGAGCTGCTGCAGCTGGGTCGCTCGACGCTGGACCAGGCCGGCCGCGCCGAAGCCTATCAGGACGCCGCGGCGATCATCGCCGAAGAGCTGCCCTATTATATCGTCTCGGCTCAGGGGTATCAGCTGTTCTACGCCAAGGATCTGCCCATCGATGAAGTGCAGGCCACCCCGCGCGGCAATCTGCGCGGCCTGATCGGCTACACCGACTGA
- a CDS encoding GntR family transcriptional regulator, with protein sequence MFTFDASSIDKSLPVPVGTQLHGLLSYVLSFSDMPYGTKLQSVRQLAAELGVAPMTVSQVYQQLRDDGLIEMRAGLGAFTVRDPRRALDDNQPINALSRDIDAIIAKAEALGVPAMSLVAMINARAHMRRPELGLNIVFVCIFEGPGRDYVDQIRPTLSVLDTIELVTLESLRQEGPQRRACLAADLVVTFGHREAEVRTLLKGADVLGLRFLPSQRTRQTLAGLDPRARVAAVTHFQEYIAIMRPSVREFAPHVSDIRVTWSSAPDLTEILAACDAVVFASGADHIAQLVRPGVQCFEYRHAPDPGALETILAPRLTALRQSKGGQGAERNSA encoded by the coding sequence ATGTTCACATTCGACGCCTCCAGCATCGACAAGTCGCTCCCGGTTCCGGTGGGAACGCAGCTGCATGGACTTCTGAGCTATGTGCTCTCGTTCAGCGACATGCCCTATGGCACCAAGCTGCAATCGGTTCGTCAGCTCGCTGCCGAACTCGGCGTGGCGCCGATGACGGTGAGCCAGGTCTATCAGCAGCTGCGCGATGACGGCCTGATAGAGATGCGGGCGGGACTGGGCGCCTTCACGGTGCGCGATCCGCGTCGGGCGCTGGACGACAACCAGCCCATCAATGCCCTCAGCCGCGACATCGACGCCATCATCGCCAAGGCCGAAGCCCTGGGCGTGCCGGCCATGTCGCTGGTTGCCATGATCAATGCACGCGCGCACATGCGCCGGCCCGAACTGGGGCTCAACATCGTCTTCGTCTGCATCTTCGAGGGGCCCGGCCGCGATTATGTCGACCAGATCCGTCCCACGCTGTCGGTGCTCGATACGATCGAGCTCGTTACGCTGGAGAGCCTGCGCCAGGAGGGCCCGCAACGCCGGGCATGCCTCGCGGCCGACCTGGTGGTGACCTTCGGGCATCGCGAGGCGGAAGTGCGGACCCTGCTCAAGGGTGCGGACGTGCTGGGACTGCGCTTCCTGCCGTCGCAGCGCACCCGACAGACCCTGGCCGGTCTCGACCCGCGGGCCCGCGTCGCCGCCGTCACCCACTTTCAGGAATACATCGCCATCATGAGGCCCAGCGTGCGCGAATTCGCGCCGCATGTCTCGGACATCCGCGTGACCTGGTCGTCCGCCCCGGACCTCACCGAGATCCTGGCGGCCTGCGATGCCGTGGTCTTTGCCTCGGGCGCCGATCACATCGCCCAGCTCGTCCGACCCGGCGTCCAGTGCTTCGAATATCGGCATGCCCCCGATCCGGGCGCGCTCGAAACAATCCTTGCTCCTCGACTGACGGCCCTGCGCCAATCCAAGGGCGGTCAGGGCGCGGAGCGGAATAGTGCCTAG
- a CDS encoding LysR family transcriptional regulator, translating into MLPSLDSMTSRLRLRHFRLLMAIDEHGTILKAAEAVALTQPGATKALQEIENAMGETLFVRTRRGLEPNELGHCVIRYARLIMTDMRHLRDEMKAALEGAGGRLSVGMIMGAVPLAMEGLSRLLTRQPQLSVQVHEETSARLLHLIDDGRLDIAICRTSVSHRPEQYRTIKVKEEVLCIAVSSDHPCASMGEVTLDDVASYPWIVCSANMPMRRLLEREFNEYGLQFPHNLVETTSAFATMSLMRHSHQMVALLSTDVGNFFAQSAAIRVLPVNLRTKSEPYMLVTRGDRMESPVMRMFIEEMTGQKAPLLDDEAMLVAAE; encoded by the coding sequence ATGCTGCCATCACTGGACTCCATGACCAGCCGGTTGCGCCTCAGGCACTTCCGCCTTTTGATGGCCATCGACGAGCACGGAACCATCCTCAAGGCGGCTGAGGCGGTTGCACTGACGCAACCCGGCGCCACCAAAGCCTTGCAGGAAATAGAAAATGCGATGGGCGAGACGCTGTTCGTGCGCACGCGGCGCGGGCTGGAGCCGAACGAGCTGGGCCATTGCGTGATCCGCTATGCACGGCTGATCATGACCGACATGCGCCATCTCCGCGACGAGATGAAAGCCGCGCTGGAGGGGGCGGGCGGGCGCCTGTCGGTGGGCATGATCATGGGCGCGGTGCCGCTGGCCATGGAGGGATTGTCGCGCCTGCTCACGCGCCAGCCGCAATTGTCGGTGCAGGTGCATGAGGAAACCAGCGCCCGGCTGCTGCACCTGATCGACGATGGTCGGCTCGACATCGCCATCTGCCGCACGAGCGTCAGCCATCGTCCCGAGCAATACCGCACGATCAAGGTCAAGGAAGAGGTGCTGTGCATCGCGGTCAGTTCCGACCATCCCTGCGCCAGCATGGGCGAGGTAACCCTCGACGACGTGGCCAGCTATCCCTGGATCGTCTGTTCGGCAAACATGCCGATGCGACGGCTGCTGGAGCGGGAATTCAACGAATACGGGCTGCAATTCCCTCATAACCTTGTCGAGACCACGTCGGCCTTCGCGACCATGTCGCTGATGCGCCACAGCCACCAGATGGTGGCGCTGCTTTCCACAGACGTGGGCAATTTCTTTGCGCAGTCGGCCGCAATCCGCGTGCTGCCGGTCAATCTGCGGACCAAGTCGGAGCCCTATATGCTGGTGACGCGGGGCGACCGCATGGAATCACCGGTCATGCGCATGTTCATCGAGGAAATGACCGGCCAGAAGGCGCCGTTACTCGACGACGAAGCCATGCTGGTCGCCGCCGAGTAA
- a CDS encoding ABC transporter ATP-binding protein, with translation MSQISTVQAPAIEVKNLEIEIMGGQGPFSVVSDMNLSVRPGETLCIVGESGCGKSMTALSLLRLLPEAAKVTKGEIRIDGEDFLTMGQRQVEQFRGEKIAMIFQEPLTALNPVLRVGEQISEAVRAHRKCSGAEAHARAVEVLRMVQMPDPERRATQFPHELSGGMRQRAMIALALACDPKIIIADEPTTALDVTIQAQILGLISDLQKRLGTAQILITHDLGVVSEVADRVIVMYAGRKIEEASIFDLFDNPIHPYTIGLMGAVPGAGAASEDGDRLADIPGTVPPLWNLPKGCAFAPRCPTASARCLEERPPLVEKRPGHWAACWDHVDAA, from the coding sequence ATGAGCCAGATCAGCACTGTGCAAGCACCCGCGATCGAGGTGAAGAACCTCGAAATCGAGATCATGGGCGGGCAGGGTCCGTTTTCCGTCGTCTCCGACATGAACTTGTCCGTGCGGCCGGGGGAAACGCTCTGCATCGTGGGCGAGAGCGGGTGCGGGAAATCCATGACCGCCCTGTCCCTGCTGCGCCTCCTGCCCGAGGCGGCCAAGGTGACGAAGGGCGAAATCCGCATAGATGGCGAGGATTTCCTGACCATGGGCCAGCGCCAGGTGGAGCAGTTCCGCGGCGAAAAGATCGCGATGATCTTTCAGGAGCCGCTGACCGCCCTCAACCCGGTGCTGCGCGTCGGCGAGCAGATTTCCGAGGCCGTGCGGGCCCACCGCAAATGCAGTGGCGCGGAGGCGCATGCGCGTGCCGTCGAGGTGCTGCGCATGGTGCAGATGCCCGACCCCGAACGCCGCGCCACCCAGTTTCCGCATGAATTGTCGGGTGGTATGCGCCAGCGCGCCATGATTGCGCTGGCTCTGGCTTGCGACCCCAAGATCATCATCGCCGATGAGCCGACCACGGCGCTCGACGTGACCATCCAGGCCCAGATCCTGGGGCTGATTTCCGATCTCCAGAAGCGCCTGGGCACGGCCCAGATCCTGATCACGCACGATCTGGGCGTGGTCTCGGAGGTCGCCGACCGGGTGATCGTCATGTATGCCGGGCGCAAGATCGAGGAGGCGAGCATCTTCGACCTCTTCGACAACCCCATCCATCCCTATACGATCGGACTCATGGGCGCCGTTCCCGGCGCCGGGGCAGCCTCGGAAGACGGCGACCGGCTGGCTGACATTCCCGGCACCGTACCCCCGCTCTGGAACCTGCCCAAGGGATGCGCCTTCGCCCCGCGTTGCCCGACCGCCTCGGCGCGCTGCCTTGAGGAGCGTC
- a CDS encoding ABC transporter permease codes for MLAYVTRRLLLLIPMAIGMVIVTFGLLLLIPGDPAAVLLGQDATPEAINNLRNSLGLNDPWYIRLWDYFAALLRGDMGQSIFQNQPVAQIIAGRLGATVELAIVALLLASIIGITLGVLAAIRQGSWVDTVTMLFAQLGVSMPVYWLGLLLMLLFAVQLGWLPSIGRGVPMHEAIWAALTGRPQVLWTSISHIALPALALAANSAAIISRLVRASMLEVLREDFVRTAYAKGLRKGRVVVRHALRNALLPVLSVIGLRFGALLGGAVLTESIFAWPGLGQLTIAAISQRDLPLIQGIVLTFAIVYALVNLIVDLLYAAVDPRVRLG; via the coding sequence ATGCTCGCCTATGTCACCCGTCGCTTGCTGCTGCTGATCCCCATGGCGATCGGCATGGTGATCGTTACCTTCGGCCTGTTGCTGCTCATCCCCGGCGATCCGGCCGCCGTGCTGCTCGGACAGGACGCGACACCCGAGGCCATCAACAATCTGCGCAACAGCCTGGGGCTCAACGATCCCTGGTATATTCGGCTCTGGGACTATTTCGCGGCCCTGCTGCGCGGCGATATGGGCCAGTCCATCTTCCAGAACCAGCCGGTCGCGCAGATCATTGCCGGTCGCCTGGGCGCTACGGTCGAACTGGCCATCGTGGCCCTTCTTCTTGCCAGTATCATCGGCATCACGCTGGGCGTGCTGGCGGCGATCCGGCAGGGGTCCTGGGTCGATACGGTCACCATGCTCTTCGCCCAGCTCGGCGTATCCATGCCGGTTTATTGGCTGGGCCTGCTGCTGATGCTGCTTTTTGCCGTGCAGCTGGGCTGGCTGCCGTCTATCGGCCGCGGCGTGCCGATGCATGAAGCGATCTGGGCCGCCCTGACGGGGCGCCCGCAAGTGTTGTGGACCTCCATCAGCCATATCGCGCTTCCTGCTCTGGCGCTCGCTGCCAATTCGGCCGCGATCATTTCGCGGCTGGTACGCGCCTCCATGCTGGAAGTGCTGCGTGAGGATTTCGTGCGCACCGCCTATGCCAAGGGCCTGCGCAAGGGCAGGGTGGTGGTCCGCCATGCCCTGCGCAATGCGCTGCTGCCGGTGCTCAGCGTCATCGGCCTGCGCTTCGGCGCCCTGCTGGGCGGTGCGGTGCTCACCGAATCCATCTTTGCCTGGCCCGGCCTGGGCCAGCTGACCATCGCCGCAATCAGCCAGCGCGACCTGCCTCTCATCCAGGGCATCGTCCTGACCTTCGCCATCGTCTACGCGCTGGTGAACCTGATCGTCGACCTTCTCTATGCCGCGGTCGATCCGCGCGTGCGTCTGGGATAA
- a CDS encoding M24 family metallopeptidase, with translation MAFNQRLGADFYASVQRDLRTAMARDGIDVLLLDSNDDIIYTTGFSHYTTERPVVFALTQDKALLLVPELERHHALAQDSAAELVVYFEFPGRDRPFSVLARTLGDIGGVIGHSAGVSVGRLGQIGAAFPNARLSASSIVSTMRLRKRPEEVVLQREAARISDSMVQAGVDLLSEALTTGSRMPTEIEIEAHIIRHALDIMNHEHENLMLVQGIAGGLVYSGLRSAFPHGMPSGHRPARGESMILSLGCRVGGRAAESERTFILGEPSKEQERFYNLAQEAQAIGTAGLVAGATCASADDRALTFLRDAGMNQYCLHRVGHGMGVMFHEPPWVEGGDETILEPGMVCSSEPALYVPGLGGFRLADTVLVTTDGPDSLTKFPRKLDEVILG, from the coding sequence ATGGCCTTCAACCAGCGTCTGGGCGCGGATTTCTATGCGTCCGTCCAGCGTGATCTCCGCACCGCGATGGCCCGCGATGGCATTGATGTGCTGTTGCTCGATAGCAATGACGACATCATCTATACGACCGGCTTTTCCCACTACACCACCGAACGGCCCGTGGTCTTTGCCCTGACGCAGGACAAGGCCCTTCTGCTTGTACCTGAGCTCGAGCGCCACCATGCACTCGCCCAGGACAGTGCCGCCGAACTCGTGGTCTATTTCGAATTTCCCGGCCGCGACCGCCCATTTTCGGTTCTGGCGCGGACGCTGGGCGACATCGGTGGCGTCATCGGTCACTCGGCAGGCGTTTCCGTTGGACGCCTGGGCCAGATCGGCGCGGCCTTTCCCAATGCGCGTCTTTCGGCGTCGAGCATTGTTTCCACCATGCGGCTGCGCAAGCGTCCCGAAGAGGTGGTGTTGCAGCGCGAAGCGGCCCGTATCTCCGATTCCATGGTGCAGGCGGGCGTTGACCTCCTCAGCGAGGCGCTGACGACCGGCTCACGCATGCCCACCGAGATCGAGATCGAGGCCCATATCATCCGGCATGCGCTCGACATCATGAACCACGAGCACGAAAACCTGATGCTGGTGCAGGGCATTGCCGGAGGCCTGGTCTATTCGGGCCTGCGCTCGGCGTTCCCCCATGGCATGCCCAGCGGGCATCGTCCGGCCCGGGGCGAGAGCATGATCCTGTCGCTGGGCTGCCGTGTCGGTGGCCGGGCAGCGGAAAGCGAGCGCACCTTCATTCTGGGCGAACCCAGCAAGGAGCAGGAGCGCTTCTATAATCTGGCACAGGAGGCGCAGGCTATCGGCACGGCCGGACTTGTGGCCGGGGCAACCTGTGCTTCGGCGGACGACCGGGCGCTGACCTTTTTGCGCGATGCCGGCATGAACCAGTATTGCCTGCACCGGGTGGGGCACGGCATGGGCGTCATGTTTCACGAGCCGCCCTGGGTCGAAGGCGGGGACGAAACCATTCTCGAGCCCGGCATGGTCTGTTCGTCCGAGCCTGCCCTCTACGTACCCGGACTGGGCGGTTTCCGCCTGGCCGATACGGTGCTGGTCACCACGGACGGGCCGGACAGCCTGACCAAATTCCCGCGCAAACTCGACGAGGTCATCCTTGGCTGA
- a CDS encoding ABC transporter permease, with translation MRLPKPLTNVSLVVGALISLTIILLAIFAPYVATHGVEQMDMRNRFDGPTFEHILGTDNFGRDLWSRLVFGARISLTIAVISVTASALIGTVVGLVAGYFGGWVDQVLMRITDIFLGFPAIVLALAIVAVLGPGVLNVSLAIIVVAWTEYARVVRSTTLVLREQNYVQAAKALGASPLRILFREILPNAMGPIIVLASLGLGTAIISESALSFLGFGLPPPEPTWGWTLAYGTRFMRDAPWLSIISGLTIMVTVLGFNLLGDGLRDVLDPRQLSRAGAKAAKAK, from the coding sequence ATGCGACTGCCCAAGCCTCTCACCAATGTCTCGCTGGTCGTCGGCGCGCTGATTTCGCTGACCATCATCCTGCTGGCCATCTTCGCACCCTATGTGGCAACCCACGGGGTCGAGCAGATGGACATGCGCAACCGCTTCGACGGCCCGACCTTCGAGCACATCCTGGGAACCGACAATTTCGGTCGCGATCTGTGGTCCCGCCTGGTTTTCGGTGCACGGATCTCGCTCACCATTGCGGTGATCTCGGTAACGGCCTCTGCCCTCATCGGCACCGTCGTGGGCCTCGTGGCTGGCTATTTCGGCGGCTGGGTCGACCAGGTGCTGATGCGCATCACCGACATTTTCCTTGGCTTCCCGGCCATCGTACTAGCCCTGGCCATCGTCGCTGTCCTAGGGCCGGGCGTGCTCAACGTCTCGCTGGCCATCATCGTTGTGGCCTGGACCGAATATGCCCGTGTCGTGCGCTCGACCACGCTCGTGCTTCGCGAGCAGAACTACGTCCAGGCCGCCAAGGCCCTGGGCGCCAGCCCGCTGCGCATCCTGTTCCGCGAAATCCTGCCCAATGCCATGGGGCCGATCATCGTCCTGGCCTCGCTGGGCCTGGGCACCGCGATCATCTCGGAATCGGCGCTGAGCTTCCTCGGCTTCGGCCTGCCGCCTCCGGAGCCGACCTGGGGCTGGACCCTGGCCTATGGCACCCGCTTCATGCGCGACGCCCCCTGGCTCTCCATCATTTCGGGCCTGACCATCATGGTCACCGTGCTCGGTTTCAATCTCCTCGGCGACGGATTGCGGGACGTGCTCGATCCGCGTCAGCTCTCCCGCGCTGGAGCAAAGGCCGCCAAGGCCAAATAA
- a CDS encoding succinylglutamate desuccinylase/aspartoacylase family protein codes for MVKSINQLRPKFTTHADGSDAVLYIHELVGEQDGPTIGISAAIHGNENTGSQAILELYRLLKDVPLKGRILLLPVANPYAFAVNERYSTIDKVDLNRQFPGNPKGTYSQQLAHAMTEHYLNVIDVHIDLHSGTDRPTVDYVYIWNDERLSRAFGSKLLYRPVENKQGTVFGGTTKSVTIDTRNIPVAVIELGGGIVDQGPYLKRTVDGVLNMLKTLGAIPGDPWTNPQQIVVNELAGIRPSQGGWLEPLAPANGEIIKGGELLGRVVSPYTFETLEEIPTPFENGVMIMQHLTRNLVHSGDYGFMVGNLEGATD; via the coding sequence ATGGTCAAGTCCATCAACCAGCTTCGCCCGAAGTTCACCACGCATGCCGATGGCAGCGACGCGGTCCTCTATATCCACGAACTGGTCGGTGAGCAGGACGGCCCCACGATCGGTATCTCCGCCGCGATCCACGGCAACGAGAACACCGGCTCGCAGGCCATTCTGGAACTCTATCGGCTGCTCAAGGACGTGCCGCTCAAGGGACGTATCCTGCTGCTCCCGGTGGCCAACCCCTATGCCTTTGCCGTCAACGAGCGCTATTCGACCATCGACAAGGTCGATCTCAATCGTCAGTTCCCCGGCAATCCCAAGGGCACCTATAGCCAGCAGCTCGCCCATGCCATGACCGAGCACTATCTGAACGTCATCGATGTCCATATCGACCTGCATTCGGGCACCGACCGGCCGACCGTCGACTACGTCTATATCTGGAATGACGAGCGCCTTTCGCGCGCCTTCGGCTCCAAGCTGCTCTACCGTCCGGTCGAGAACAAGCAGGGCACCGTCTTTGGCGGCACCACCAAGTCGGTGACCATCGACACCCGCAACATTCCGGTTGCGGTGATCGAGCTGGGCGGCGGGATTGTCGACCAGGGCCCCTATCTCAAGCGCACGGTCGACGGCGTCCTCAACATGCTCAAGACACTGGGCGCAATTCCAGGCGATCCCTGGACCAACCCGCAGCAAATCGTCGTCAACGAACTGGCCGGCATTCGTCCCAGCCAGGGCGGTTGGCTCGAGCCGCTGGCGCCCGCCAATGGCGAGATCATCAAGGGCGGCGAACTGCTCGGCCGGGTCGTCAGCCCCTATACGTTCGAGACGCTGGAAGAGATCCCGACGCCTTTCGAGAATGGCGTGATGATCATGCAGCACCTCACCCGCAACCTCGTCCATAGCGGCGATTATGGCTTCATGGTCGGCAATCTCGAAGGCGCCACCGACTGA